The Lolium rigidum isolate FL_2022 chromosome 1, APGP_CSIRO_Lrig_0.1, whole genome shotgun sequence region gtttagtttaattttttttaatacaggggctcaaagtgggtaccctgatgtAAAAGTCAGATTTGACCGTTATCTTATGTGAGTGTGTTTTGCTATTTCTTTTGATTTGCTTTGCATTTCCTTGATTCCAAAGTTGTTATTATTAGTTTAGtaaggtttccaaaccattggcacaagttaaaatggccttggttaaagatttgcaaaagtaTCCAAAGGCTCATATGtgaatttcatttttttgttttcttttctttttgtttgaccCAAGGTCATTGTTTTGGGTTTATTGAGTGTTAGGTTAGGTTTAATAATGGTTCACAGCCATTTTGGTAAAGTAAATattgcataggtcaagatttgcaattatggctatatgcccacatatactttttcttttcttttatttttcttttcttggtttctaATTGATTTACCAAAGgggtagggttttagggtttagatcaTGTTCCACACtccaaacaaacaatcatggcaaggaTCACTACTTACATGCATGAACACTAGGCACATAGGAAAATGTAATTCAaaatttttgttggctccaaattttggaaaaggGGAAATGGgtcttcttcattgttttgaaatttgggatggtaCACGTGGAAGGCTGAGGTGGCAGTTTGCTGAGGTGATAGGCTCCATGTTGAGAGAAATAAGTTAGTGGGATgatcttcttagttatataggatgtgCTGAAATTACTAGTATATTTCTGTTTTTATATAAGGCCACGAGATTGTTTTTAGGTACTCCCTTTATACCAATTTATTAGGCCACCACGTATTTCGAGAAAACTTTAATCATTAATTTGTTCAACAGAATATGAGATATATACCCAAAAAAAATTACACCATTGCACATAATGGGCTTATATATATTGGTATGGAGAGAGTATAAAAAACAAAACCAACTAATAAATAACATGATTAATTATGTGTAAAAATAATCTCGTGTTTCGGGCTAATTAAACATTTGATGTGTTATCTCTTTCTCTATGCATGCATGCAATATTTGCCTTAATAAGCACCATATCTAGAAAAAATCGACTAGTGTTAGTGGCCTTATTTGGATGCAAAATGTATTTTTGATACTAGTGTCCTTATATAAAAAAATGAGGGAGTAGTTAATGATGGAACTTCAGTTTTTGCAGGGGTGGTGATTGCCTAGGTTTGCCCTATTGAAGCTCCTCCCAGTGGCCCCCACAATCCTTTCGCGGGTCGTACTCCCTTCTCCATCAGTAGTTGTCGCGAACGACTTGAGCCTCGAACATCTCCACCATGTGCCCTCCCCACCACATCGCGCTCGCATACATCGCTTGACCCCTTGCTGCCAACTGCAACGACGGTCTCTTGAGGAGGGACGCGAGCGGTAGCAACACTGGCGACATCCAGGTCGAACAGGACAAGATGGCTGGTGAAGCATAGCCTGGCGCGAGGTGGAGGAGACGTCGGTGTGGGGCCATCGAAGTGCGGAGAAGATGGTGAAGGGGCTGATGGAAGGTTCCCAAACCAGCTGAAATGAGTGAGGACATAGGAGAGTCGGCGGTGCCGCCGAGCTGGCTGTGTTGCCAGAGCAACAAAGAGTTCAACGACTAAAAACTGAGGTGGGTGGGGGTGTCTCTGATCCCCATCAATCGGAGTGAGTATCAGCAGGTTGGTGGGGCTAGGCCAGTCCAACACCAACACCAGCCTACCAAATGGTGCTTCAAGTGTTTCGGTATGTAGTGAATTGGGCTTGGAAATTACACCGTAAAAACATGTCAAACCCAGCCCGCCAAAGGAGGCCTAAGATCTTGTTTTGCACTAGTGGTTTATGGGGAATTAGTGGGGATAAGCCCCTAAGGAATTGGTTGAAACCACTCCTCTCAGTCAATCCCCTCCAAACCTCTTCCATCCTCTTCTGGTCCTGCCCTTACACCACGAGGATGACAGTGGCGGATCTCGCGGTTTTTGAGCAGTTGCTCCAGCAAGCATCGCGGGCTGGAGGGAAGATGCAGCAGGAGTTGCTTGTGCCTCCATGGACGTTGTCGCCTGTGTAGGATGTGAGCTCTGCCGCTAGGCGTCACAGAGAAAATGAGAAACATGCACCGAGAGATGTCATGGTCGTGGATTGGGGATACTGAATATAACACTAGTGTCCCCTGGTTTTCCACGGATATCTAGGGTTCAACCCGTCTGAACCCGGCCTACAAAAAGGCCCATCGGGGATTATTGGGGATCTCGGGCTGGGCCGTTTTTATCCTGAAAAATCCCTACGAATAAGGCCTAAGGTGGCTTTCATttcatttgaaaatttgaatcccCATGTTTTCGTATAAAACCGATTTCCAAGTTTCACTGGAGTTTGCTCTGAAACACACAAAACATTCCGTACCAAACTGTTTCCAAAGTTTCACTGGAGTTCATCTCCCGGCACGCAATGCTTCCTCCTTCCCTCCTCTCGAGTCCTATGTCCAAGTGTTCAACGTTGCATATGCATAGCGAGTTAGCGACCAAGAATAGGAATAGACTCTAAACACCGGCGACGGTGAGTGGTGGCATGCGCAGGCCAAGCACGGCCCTTGAATTAACGTTCACTCATGGCGACAACACGCCGGAGCATGCGCGAGGTGCGCTCTCCTCTCTCGTCGCTTCACCACTCCCAAATTAGTCACCACTCTCTTCTCGACACACCCGTCCAAGCTATATATCCCTTCTCGTTCCTGCTCACCTCGATCGAGCAATAACCCTGATGGAGCTCGCCATCCTACCTTCATACACAGAATAATCAAGGCCATCACGAGGTAGGAGGAGGGCGGGAGCTCCATCGTAGCGGTACTGCAAGGGAACGATCGATCGAGAAGATCGAGCTATATAGGATCTAATAAAAAAAAAGTGAAGCCATGGAGGGGTTCCAGTGGAACAGGCCCGTCTCCCTCGTCCTTtacgtcgtcttcttcttcctgtcgTCGGCGGCCGTGTCGGAGGCCAACATCGCTGAGTACGATGAGCACTGGGAGCAGCGCAGGCTGCAGGCCCGCGCCGCCGCGGAGGCCACCTACCACCCTGACCCCGTCGAGGTCACCAACAGCTTCAACCGCGCCGTCCACCGAGCCATGAAGGAGGAGAGCAGCGCGAGGCGGCAGATGCTGGGCAAGCACCACAGGTTCAGCGGGCCGTGCATCGCGACGAACCCGATCGACCGCTGCTGGCGGTGCCGGAAGGACTGGGCGACAGACCGGATGCGTCTGGCCCAGTGCGCGCAGGGGTTCGGCCGGAACACCACGGGCGGGCTCGGCGGGAAGATCTACATCGTCAcggacggcagcgacgacgacgtgctGGAACCCCGCCCCGGCACGCTCCGGTGGGGCGTGATCCAGACGGAGCCACTGTGGATCATCTTCGCCAGGTCCATGCTGATCGAGCTCAAGGAGGAGCTGCTGGTCGGCAGCGACAAGACCATCGACGGCCGGGGCGCGCAGGTGCGCTTCGCCGACGGGTGCCAGATCACCGTGCAGTACGCGCACAACGTCATCATCCACAACATCCACCTCAACGACCTTATCGTCGGCAAGGGCGGCAGGATCCGGGACTCGCCGCAGCACGCCGGCTTCCGCACCCAGTCCGACGGCGACGGCGTCAGCGTCTTCGGCTCCACCAAGGTCTGGCTCGACCACCTCTCCCTGGCCAACTGCCAGGACGGCCTCGTCGACGTCATCGCCGAGTCCACCGGCGTCACCATCTCCAACTGCCACCTCACCAACCACAACGACGTCATGCTATTCGGCTCCAGCGACAGCAACCCCAAGGACGAGATCATGCAGATCACCGTCGCCTTTAACCACTTCGGAAGAGGGCTCGTGCAGAGAATGCcaaggtcatcatcatcatcatcatctcaatCTAGTTAATTTTTCTCACAATAACTTCTTATATTAAGATTGAATTGCCTTTTGCCAAATTATTAGATGCCGATGGGGATTCTTCCACGTCGTGAACAACGACTACACCCACTGGCTCATGTACGCCATCGGCGGCAGCAAGAACCCGACGATCATCAGCCATGGCAACCGGTACATCGCGCCGCCGAACCTGGCTGCAAAGCAGATCACCAAGCAGATAGGCGCCGCGGAGGCGGAGTGGAGGAACTGGGTGTGGCACTCACAGGAGGACCTACTGATGAATGGTGCCGTCTTCACCAACACCGGCGGCGACAACCAGAGGAAGTTCGACCAGAACGATCTCATCAATCCCAAGGACGGATCATACGTCACCAGGCTCACACGATTTGCCGGCTCCATGCCTTGCAGGCCCGGCAAGCCCTGCTAAATTGATCTAGGTGGCCAGCTGGAGTCGATCCCTTCCGAGTCTCTGATTTATAGTTTCTTTTTGTTCATATATTTTACTTAAATTCTTCTAGCTTGTAAGTTTGTACATGCATTTGTCGTGTCAGAAGCCACGCGATGCAAACAGGGTGACGGGAGCATGTTGTGTCTGGGCCTTTGTTGCTTAGGGAGGTGGAAATTAAAGCCCTTATTCAGGAAACAGAGCATGCACATAGAAGAGGGCTGAAACTAATTTGTTAACCATGACTTCAAAGTTATATTGTTTGTTCATCATTATTTTGTTTAATGTATACATATGTGCAAAATACACAACTAAGCACAAGGGAATGCAACTCTACCATGAACTCACAATCATGCAACCAATCACTACATGACACCACCACACAAGGTATCTTTACAAGAGGTGACATATATTCTCTGGTTTTGATTTTGTTCTCTCGTTCTCTACATATTGTATTCCTTCTCTGGGCCCCACACACGTGCTAGTCAACGCAATGAAACCACATTGAAatatttgtgaaacttggttggaATTATTGTATTGAGTATTTGAAACACAGTActacctccgatccatattacttgatgctaaaatggttgtatctataactaaaatgtacCTAGATACGTCTACATTACCGTcaaataatatgaatcggagggagtatcatatttCAAATAATAATGAAAATAGGTGAAACTAAAAACCATTTAATACGACAAAAATGGTATTAGAAACTATGCCCCATAAACATCGTCGAAACAAACACAATAGGATGTAGAACACATGTCGTATGTTAACAGTGGCGGAgctagcactagtagaaaaataggTTTTGGTTCAGAGCTGCCTGGAGCTTTAGCACCGAACCGGCTACGAACACAGACTAAAGgatgcattagcaccggttcgagaGGCCAGAGTTTTAGCACtggttcgtgcgggacctttagcaccggttcgtggcactaaccggtgctaaaggtaaaATACAAAagtaaatgatagaaaattcaaaaaataaaatcttttgagagtcATGTATGttacaaatttgaatttcgactttattttcaaaaaaagtttaggaaaaggtaaaatggcactaacttttgcatacgacttcgggaaaaagcgtataatatatcaaaatgatcgtgggaaaaagttacatccaaattcaccGGGCTTTACCCGGTTAACAAATTTTtatattctcaaaattccaaatgaaaatatgaaagcaggaagattttagtttttgctagaaattcaggattttttatttttttaaaaaataaaattcataattgcatcctgcataaagattattattacttttagcaaattttagattttcaaaatttcaggttttaggtttggcaagtcaaaattcaatttttttaaataatacaaattaaagttaatgtttatttatttattcaagattattattatatcattacttttgtttattaaaataattatttaaaattcaaacaataaagaaatatgacatcgaccaacgtgttaataagattgatatgatactagtatcacatacatgcgcgccttGGAACCGGGACGggaggaactcggaagttaaccgtgatagtgctggagtagtgagaggatgggtgaccgagcgggaagtttgatcacgagtaagtaatttgactagagataagtgtagttagagactaaacttatcaaataactaaaatattagaaatttggaaaaaaaatagaaaaaaagagggagtgaaaaataattcgaaaaaaattgGATATAAAAAAATGGCACTGGTAGCGGggttctgccgcggcagcgttttagagCGTTTTCCTGCCACGACAgaccttttagcaccggttcgtgttgcgaaccggtgctaacAGTCCTCTCACCCGGACGCTCggcagccgccacgtggtgcccctttagcaccggttcgtaactgaaccagtgctaaagggggggggggggctttagcacTAGATtctttgcaccggttggccaaccggtgctaatgccccgttttccactagtgtggtgTAGAAAGATTTGGTGCAAATGAACCAATGTTTTTTGCCAGATCTTCATTAAATTAGTATTGTGATTGAATTTTAGTGAGATATTATACCATAAGCAATAGAGCTGAACCCAATAACAATGTGATCTAGCTTCGCCAATGTATGTTAGTGAAATCCCCTCGACGTTATATAAAACCCAGATGAAACTTTGATATGTGAAAAATGTTTCATGGACGCGTGAAAATTGGGATGGAATATGAAAACATGCTAAATAGTATCATATAGCCTTTTAAAAAATCATttgtcaaaattatttttaaagttGGTCTTGTTTTGAAAAGCATGTTATCTATGCACGACATATGTGATCGGTTTAGTTGATCTTCTATATGGTGGATGTTAGGTGAATGGACCAcatgcatctatacctaataataaaggagctaaggtttccgtggtttggtccgttggtttctgccaaaaagtttcgtcaacgtttttttttagaccgttttgccctcccaccaaatcgcatataaCGCATAACTGCCACCATACCGGTCCGTCCTTCTGTCCGCTTTCCCCTCCCAAATCCCAATCGAGACCTCCCTTGCGAAGAGAACAAGGGGAAATCAGAACCCCTCCCGTCTCCTCTGAGTGTTCCCTTGAGAGTCGCCCTCAGATCCCCGACTCGCTCGGCTCGCCTCGCCGGCGGCGTTGCCGTTCGGAGTGGTGGAGAGAGTAGAGCTCGGGATGTACAGCTTAGTCTAGGTTTCTGTTTGCCCATGTGGCGATCTGGCGAGATGCCGATAGTCAGGAGCGGAGCTTTGGATCCCCTCGACCAGATCCGAGCTACTGTAGGGTTCATCTTCGTCTCCCTCAAGCTCCGATGGTTGGAGAAGGGTGAGGCGAGGAAGACCACCGTCTCCATTAATAAGGTCGTGTTTTTCTGCCATCTTTCGATGGGCTACAAGATCCATTTGATGCTTCTTCCGGCCGGCCtcggtggcgaggggaggaggcgtCTTGGTGGTTCTTTTGGTGCATCGTCAAGATGGTGGGGTGCATGTGCTGCAGTTCTGAAGATTTCTGGAGTGAACTCCATGGTGGCCTGGATTGCTGCCATGATCCATGGCCGAAGAGGCGGCCACTCCTTGCGCTTGTGGATCAGCGCTACTACAACCTCCTGGATGGAGGCCCTCAACAAAGATCCACGCTGGAGCTCCTCATCTTCCCACCACCAAGTGGTCTGTCCCCGGTGGCGTCaaggtgtccagcggtggagtaACGCTGGCGGTGGagaggaccaagtacttgatcgcGTTTTCTTCTCTGTTTgtagggtcctttttgtaaaaagGCAGGACTGCTATGTAATTTCTTCTCGTTTAGATCCTGTCTGTAAGTTGTACCCACCGGATGTTTACCTAATGCAGCTTTAGGGGTCCTTTGAGGCCCtacccctgttcaaaaaaaaaaaagacctcCCTTGCAGCCGACGCCCCCGGTTCCTCAATCGGTCAATCCCCACCCAATAGCTCATGCCATGAGTTCTCCTTCGCGCCCGACCTGATAGCTCATGCCACCAAAAGCCAGCCTCCAACAGAAGAACGGAGGAGAAGGGCAGAAGAAGTAGGATGCGGCGAGGGATCTGTCCGGCGGCGGCAGGTTACCAGGTCATTGGCGGGAGACCCGGGCAGAGCGCCGCGGTCCACAGAGGCAGCGAGCGGCCGGCCGGACCAACATTTTTCAACCGCCCGTGTGGAGGCGGTTCCCCCTGCCGGTGCGCACGCTCGCCGGCGCCGTCCTGATTCGATCTTATGGCAGCCGGCGGCGAGTGCTCCACTCCTTTGCCTCGCTCGGACAGCGCCGGCCCGGGAGAATCTGAGATGGTTCGTATGATTTGGAACAGCGCCGGCATGAGGTGAAGATCTGGGCCGCCCGGGAAAATAAAAAAGGCTGCCGGCCGGGCTAATGTGCACTAAATTAACCACGGGACGACACAGCTGCGTTGCCCACTGCTGGCAGCCGCCATCTTGCAGGGGCGTGCGATGGTCGTCCTCATCTCATAGCCATCAGGGTCGTTTTGCTGCTGGAGCCTAACGAGTGACGAGGTACACGATTACTATGAGCATTGCTTACTTTCTCTTGATTACGGTTAGAGCTACCAACTCCCCTGAGTAGTTGCAACCTGATTGTTGGCTTCGTAGAAACGATCAGCAAGCTAGGCTGTTTAGATACAAGGCAGTTTGGACGAAACCAGATCACAAATCACCTCTGCGGACGGCACCTAAGAACCAGTAGCGGAGATGGGACTATCAGCAAGTGATGTAAAAAATTAGGATTTATAAGGTCAACTAAGATGTATTTATAACTGGAGTTTCAATGCTTatcaattttttgtgtgttgtcGTTTGACCACATAGTCTACACGCAGCTTCACCATTGAGAGTGTATGAGTATATTTTGCCCCGGTGCAGCgcacgggttttgtcctagtATACACCTAATCATGGGACGTCGCCTGTACCACACAAGGTATCTCTTTATAAGGCAATGTATTCAATAGTCTATTTTCTTTTTGAAATTTGTATTGTTCTTTCAACCAACGCATGTGTTAGAAAAATGGGTAAAGTCGCATTGATAAATTTGTCAAAGTTTATTGGGATATACCAAACATGTGTGAAACATGGCGtgatatttttcaaaattcagCGAAATACAGGGAAACAATAAACCATCAAATAAGCTCCAGAATGGTACTAATGAATCTAGAATCATCCTCAAACATGAACAAATGTGATAGGCGGTAAACATGTATTATGCATGGCACGCCCACTAAAGTGACTACCTGGAGTCAATCCTTTCTATTTGGAGTACTACAATATTTGTTCATTTACATGTAGATACAAATATTAAGGGTAGACAACCTAATTTTGGTCAATGGAAATGTCACATAACTCTTGagcggtgatgtctacgcacacttctattcttgtagatagtgttgggcctctaagtgcagacgtttgtagaacagtagcaatttttgcttaagtggatcacccaaagtttatcgaactcagggaggtagaggtcaaaggtatccctctcaagcaactctgcaattaagatacaagaagtcgcttgtgtccccaacacacccaatacacttatcagatgtatatgtgcactagttcggcgaagagatagtaaaatgcaagtgatatcaatgaatatgagtggtaataataatctgaaataaatatggcagcaagtaaatatgtagtaaaacagtaaataaacggcgattcgatgtttggaaataaggcctagggattatacttcaccagtggtcactctcaacaatgatatcataaaggaatataaatataagcactcacaatgctattctgaacaactatgcggttggataacgaacactaattcaccgcgtaaggctacaaaagcaaacctaaaagatgtattcccaagtactaatgaacaccccacaccgtcaccttgagcattcataggaggtactaacacaccacaatttcatagagacatccaactcaaatcataatttagtgaacaagtattctgtgaaatatagcctaacagACCCACACggggcacacaccgtcacctttacacacgtgggacaaggagtctccggagatcacataagtaaaatccacttgaatagcataacgacatctagattacaaagctcatggtcacataaagatcacaccatgggagagagagataaaccacatagctaccggtagaccctcagcctcgggggagaactactcactcctcatgatgggagtcagcaatggcgatggagattacggtggagtcgatggagatggctccgggggaatttcccgtcccggcagcgtgccggaacagagacttctgtccccccggATCTTCTATGGATGATCGcgaccgcgacggaacttttcgtggatggaggcttgtatATTCAGGTTTTTTTgtgtcgggagctttatataggcggaagagcGAGGTTGGTGaaggcctggtggccccacacctaccctaggcgtgggTCAGGTCTAggtcgtgcctaggggtggtttggcgccctgctgcgcctcttcgactccccttcggaatCTGTCTTCGTTTcgttaaaatattgacttcgacttttCTTTCAtctaatttcgagaatatttcgtgtacaacttttctgaaatacaaaaacatcagaaaacatagAACTGGCATAATAGGTTAGTGCTcgaaatcatataaaagtgcaacgaaatgtaagaaaaatatatataaattggtgtaaacaagcatgaagcatcaaaaattatagatacgtttgaaacgTATTAAACGGTAATTTCTTCGCTCCACCTCACGGTACTGTAGAAAGCCTAGTTTCTTCGCTCCATTGCTAAAAAACTGTAGAGGACTTTTTTTAACGTTTTCCTCGTTTTATTTTCCAACAATAACTTTTCAAGATAACTTCCCACCATAGTTTTCAACTGGTAGTTACCCCACGCCACCTCCTCGATAGTGAGTAATTATCTGGCAGTAATTGCCTCTATAGCGTTCCAACTCACGGTACGAGCCTAATGTTGGCCAATGAGATCGTGCCACGTAGCTATTGCTAAACAAACTGTAAAGGATTTTTTTACGTTTATCTTCTtttattctccgtaggtaacttttTGGGATAACTTTCCGGTTGTACTTTTTGACCGTTAGTTACCCCTCGGTACCTCCTCGACGGTGAGTAATTCCCCGATAGTAATTTTTCGGCTATAACTCTCTAGTAGTAATTTAATatgtgttttttcttttctttttatattcTTTGACGATAATTCTTTGACACATCTTCCCAGCCACATTCAAAGGTGATTTGCCGACTTATTTTGCGGTCATTTCTCAACATAGAAATTCGGCCTCAATAGTGATTATTCGCCATTACTCATTCATTGGCGCACCAGTAGTTATTTGACACAATTTATCATCCTCAATAGTAATTTCTATAGCTAATTATTTAATAGTACGTTTTTAGAGGCGCGTAATTCTTGGGTGATAGTTCAATATTTATTTTTGttaattttattttctttgatgataagcCTTAGACATATTTTCCCAACCGCTATTTCCCGATGGTAACTCTGAAGGTGATTTGTCGACTTCTTTGATGATTATTTCTCGACACAGATCTTCGACCTTGGCAGTCATTATTAAGATTACTCCTTCCTCGACGCCAGAAAAAAGGTTGATGTCTGCAAGAGCACATGTTCGTCAGAGCATGTTTTCGTGGAAGTATTAATTAGTTTCAGTTTTTATATTGATCCCAATAAGGAGATGAGGAAAGTTTATATGATCGGTGTTTCTGTCGCACTCAAGGTGTCACTTATCTTAAACGAATTGACTGCAATATTTAAGGTGGAAATGGATGGATGAAAGAAATTATTTTTGAGTAGTGAACGGTACTTGAAGTAAATAACATAAAATTAAatatgtaagggtatattgcccctatgtgtggtttggtaattaatgacaacccctatggactaatattttcattgagtttatatgaaggaatattccataggttatacttgtattccatgtgttggattcaagtatggatgccatgtaaataaagatacatcttgcgtattggcatcaagatcatcgatttgaagatctatatgtgatatgatcaagaagaagaaatgaagaaggagttcctatgtggaactcaatattggcCATGCTCTATCCTAtgagataagcaatgaatgatcaagatcttgagagcttgattccaagtgaagaattctttatacacctcaagatagtatg contains the following coding sequences:
- the LOC124683757 gene encoding pectate lyase-like, producing MEGFQWNRPVSLVLYVVFFFLSSAAVSEANIAEYDEHWEQRRLQARAAAEATYHPDPVEVTNSFNRAVHRAMKEESSARRQMLGKHHRFSGPCIATNPIDRCWRCRKDWATDRMRLAQCAQGFGRNTTGGLGGKIYIVTDGSDDDVLEPRPGTLRWGVIQTEPLWIIFARSMLIELKEELLVGSDKTIDGRGAQVRFADGCQITVQYAHNVIIHNIHLNDLIVGKGGRIRDSPQHAGFRTQSDGDGVSVFGSTKVWLDHLSLANCQDGLVDVIAESTGVTISNCHLTNHNDVMLFGSSDSNPKDEIMQITVAFNHFGRGLVQRMPRCRWGFFHVVNNDYTHWLMYAIGGSKNPTIISHGNRYIAPPNLAAKQITKQIGAAEAEWRNWVWHSQEDLLMNGAVFTNTGGDNQRKFDQNDLINPKDGSYVTRLTRFAGSMPCRPGKPC